A single Perca flavescens isolate YP-PL-M2 chromosome 2, PFLA_1.0, whole genome shotgun sequence DNA region contains:
- the LOC114548253 gene encoding transcription factor jun-B, with amino-acid sequence MSTIMEQPFYDDSFLSAYGHPGAALPDYKPLKQNMNLNFSDSYRNSNFKSQHLRADSDFYSVGTADVGSLKLASPELERLIIQNSNGVITTTPTPAQYLFNRGITEEQEGFADGFVKALDDLHKMNQMAPPNVSIGGVACGVPGGVVCSAPASVFGSSMQSEALEYTTLGSCSTNPSLSSAAGASYPSTTISYLPHHQYHQHPQAIAHGSHHFQHSLASAGIHSQRFGGLKEEPQTVPDMLSSDGSPPMSPIDLENQDRMKAERKKLRNRLAASKCRRRKLERISRLEDKVKVLKTDNAGLSNTASVLREQVAQLKQKVMTHVSSGCQLMLAPKVKSY; translated from the coding sequence ATGTCCACAATAATGGAACAGCCTTTTTATGACGACTCGTTTCTCTCTGCTTATGGCCATCCAGGCGCAGCCCTGCCAGACTACAAGCCGCTAAAGCAGAATATGAACTTGAACTTCTCCGATTCATATCGGAACTCAAACTTCAAGTCCCAGCACCTGCGCGCCGACAGTGATTTCTATTCGGTCGGGACGGCGGACGTGGGCTCACTGAAGCTCGCCTCTCCGGAACTGGAGCGACTGATCATCCAGAACAGCAACGGGGTCATCACTACAACACCGACACCTGCCCAGTACCTTTTCAACCGCGGGATCACAGAGGAGCAGGAAGGCTTTGCTGACGGTTTTGTGAAAGCGCTGGACGACCTACACAAGATGAACCAGATGGCTCCTCCAAATGTGTCCATCGGTGGCGTTGCCTGTGGCGTTCCCGGTGGTGTTGTCTGCTCGGCTCCGGCCTCGGTGTTCGGCTCATCCATGCAGTCCGAAGCGCTCGAGTACACCACCCTGGGAAGCTGCAGCACGAACCCCAGTCTGTCCTCTGCAGCTGGTGCCAGCTACCCCTCCACTACTATCAGCTACCTGCCGCACCACCAGTACCACCAGCATCCCCAGGCCATTGCGCACGGATCTCACCATTTTCAGCACTCCCTGGCCAGTGCGGGCATCCACTCGCAGCGGTTCGGCGGATTGAAAGAGGAGCCTCAGACAGTCCCAGACATGCTGAGCAGCGACGGGTCTCCGCCGATGTCCCCCATCGATTTGGAGAACCAGGACCGGATGAAAGCGGAGCGCAAGAAACTGAGGAACCGGCTCGCAGCATCCAAGTGTCGAAGGCGCAAGCTGGAGCGCATTTCTCGTCTGGAGGACAAGGTGAAAGTTCTGAAAACAGACAACGCCGGACTGTCAAACACGGCTTCTGTACTGCGGGAGCAGGTGGCCCAACTCAAACAGAAAGTCATGACACATGTGAGCAGTGGCTGCCAGCTCATGTTAGCGCCCAAAGTGAAGTCCTATTGA
- the prdx2 gene encoding peroxiredoxin-2 has protein sequence MSSGNAQIGKPAPNFKATAVVDGQFKDIQLSDYKGKYVVFFFYPLDFTFVCPTEIVAFSDRAEDFRRIGCEVIGCSVDSHFSHLAWINTPRKQGGLGTMKIPLVADLTKTISRDYGVLKEDDGIAYRGLFVIDDKGILRQITINDLPVGRSVDETLRLVQAFQHTDKHGEVCPAGWKPGSDTIVPDVDKSKEYFSKQ, from the exons ATGTCGTCTGGAAATGCTCAGATTGGCAAGCCTGCCCCAAACTTCAAAGCCACAGCTGTAGTGGATGGGCAGTTCAAGGACATCCAGCTCTCAGACTACAAAG GGAAGTatgttgtcttcttcttctacccCCTGGACTTCACGTTTGTGTGTCCCACTGAGATCGTGGCTTTCAGCGACAGGGCAGAGGATTTCCGCCGTATTGGCTGCGAGGTTATCGGCTGCTCCGTGGACTCTCACTTCAGTCACTTGGCATG GATCAACACACCAAGGAAGCAGGGAGGTCTGGGTACCATGAAAATCCCCCTTGTGGCGGACCTCACCAAGACCATCTCCAGAGACTACGGCGTGCTGAAAGAGGACGACGGCATCGCGTACAG GGGTCTGTTTGTGATTGACGACAagggcatcttgaggcagatcACCATCAATGACTTGCCTGTGGGTCGCTCCGTGGATGAGACCCTGCGCCTGGTCCAGGCCTTCCAGCACACTGACAAACATGGAGAGG TGTGCCCTGCTGGCTGGAAACCTGGAAGCGACACCATCGTCCCTGATGTCGACAAGAGCAAAGAATACTTCTCCAAGCAGTAA